The following are from one region of the Isoalcanivorax indicus genome:
- a CDS encoding ATP-binding cassette domain-containing protein → MSDPVLLQVTDLEAGYQRPLVGPLSFTLHAGRVLVLQGANGAGKSTVLRALTGEARCFAGHIERPGNARLACQPQHSPLPVELPMTVREYLRLADARPETLGGLPARLAVLMDARLDHLSGGQWQLLRVFATLCQPAPLILLDEPTNNLDPDGEALLVTLLGALAPERAVLLVCHEADFVANVAREQVEIG, encoded by the coding sequence ATGTCGGACCCCGTGCTGCTTCAGGTCACTGATCTGGAAGCAGGATACCAGCGGCCTCTTGTGGGGCCGCTGTCGTTTACGCTGCATGCCGGGCGGGTGCTGGTATTGCAAGGGGCCAATGGCGCCGGCAAGAGCACCGTGTTGCGCGCCCTGACCGGCGAGGCGCGCTGCTTCGCGGGTCACATCGAGCGCCCGGGCAATGCCCGTCTGGCCTGTCAGCCACAGCACAGCCCGCTCCCCGTTGAATTGCCGATGACGGTACGTGAATACCTGCGCCTGGCGGATGCCCGCCCGGAGACACTGGGCGGCTTGCCTGCCCGGCTGGCGGTGCTCATGGATGCTCGCCTGGATCACCTCAGTGGCGGCCAATGGCAACTGCTGCGGGTGTTTGCCACCTTGTGCCAGCCTGCGCCGCTGATTCTGCTGGATGAACCCACCAATAATCTGGACCCGGACGGCGAAGCCTTGCTGGTGACCTTGCTCGGAGCGCTGGCGCCGGAGCGTGCCGTGCTGCTGGTCTGCCATGAGGCCGATTTTGTCGCCAATGTGGCCCGCGAACAGGTGGAGATCGGTTGA
- a CDS encoding metal ABC transporter permease, which produces MDLLFEPMFRVPFVTGLLLALLVPVIGVLARLRDEWLAALGFAHLAGAGGALGSALSLPVLPAALGLAMLGVIARALWRRQGNDLYALLILAGWATMMLTAAVSRHASTLGQMLVDGQLYFVRPPHLVAAAVLLGVSVPLLPRLMRLLLRLTLLPHQDQANGIRVQRYLLLFNLILAISVALSAITLGVMTAFALLYLPAWIAYGLARSWRTTWMLAAGIGVAAYLVAFVAALLIDLPFGPVMVATLCLSACLRFLPGVAVRL; this is translated from the coding sequence ATGGATCTGCTGTTCGAGCCCATGTTCCGGGTGCCCTTTGTGACCGGGCTGTTGCTGGCACTACTGGTGCCGGTGATCGGCGTGCTGGCCCGGCTGCGCGATGAATGGCTGGCGGCGTTGGGGTTTGCCCACCTGGCTGGCGCCGGCGGCGCGCTCGGCAGCGCCCTGAGCCTGCCGGTGCTGCCCGCTGCCCTCGGGCTGGCGATGCTCGGCGTCATCGCCCGCGCGCTGTGGCGTCGCCAGGGTAATGATCTGTACGCGCTACTGATACTGGCGGGCTGGGCCACCATGATGCTGACGGCGGCGGTATCCCGGCATGCCAGTACCCTGGGCCAGATGCTGGTGGATGGGCAGCTCTATTTCGTGCGCCCACCGCACCTGGTAGCGGCTGCGGTCCTGCTGGGAGTCAGCGTGCCGTTGCTGCCCAGGCTGATGCGCCTGTTGCTGCGGCTTACGCTGCTGCCGCATCAGGATCAGGCCAACGGTATTCGCGTGCAGCGCTATCTGTTGTTGTTCAATCTGATACTGGCCATCAGTGTGGCGCTCAGTGCCATCACGCTGGGCGTGATGACGGCGTTTGCGTTGTTGTATCTGCCGGCCTGGATTGCCTATGGCCTGGCCCGCAGTTGGCGGACCACCTGGATGCTGGCCGCAGGCATTGGCGTGGCAGCGTACCTCGTTGCCTTTGTGGCGGCGTTGCTGATTGATCTGCCCTTCGGGCCGGTGATGGTGGCCACCCTGTGCCTGTCGGCGTGCCTGCGCTTTCTGCCCGGTGTTGCGGTGCGGCTCTAG
- a CDS encoding DedA family protein, with translation MNPLDPASIAAFITDNAGYIAVILFLLLFAEAIVGIGYFLPAATVLLSVGALVGSGVAGPVPAFAGAFAGAILGGEANYRLGKHLSERLPDTWPFSRYPTLLTRSQVFIERHGGKSILLGRFSKPLRPTIPAVAGMLEMPVARFRAFNAAAGILWVLMWMGGGAVMTATSGFNAEQAVTISGALLLVSLVVAIGAISMDRWRRGRVD, from the coding sequence ATGAATCCCCTCGACCCCGCCAGTATTGCTGCCTTTATTACCGACAATGCCGGCTACATCGCCGTGATCCTTTTCTTGCTGCTGTTTGCCGAGGCCATCGTGGGCATCGGTTACTTCCTGCCCGCAGCCACCGTGCTGCTGTCTGTCGGTGCATTGGTCGGGTCCGGCGTCGCGGGTCCGGTGCCCGCCTTTGCTGGCGCCTTTGCTGGCGCCATTCTCGGCGGCGAGGCAAATTACCGCCTCGGCAAACACCTCAGTGAGCGGCTGCCGGACACCTGGCCATTCAGTCGCTACCCGACCCTGCTGACCCGTAGCCAGGTGTTTATCGAGCGGCACGGCGGCAAGAGCATCCTGCTGGGACGTTTCAGCAAACCTCTGCGGCCCACCATTCCGGCCGTCGCCGGCATGCTGGAAATGCCGGTCGCACGCTTTCGCGCCTTCAACGCCGCTGCCGGGATACTGTGGGTACTGATGTGGATGGGCGGCGGTGCGGTCATGACCGCGACATCCGGCTTCAACGCCGAACAGGCGGTGACCATCTCCGGCGCACTGCTGCTGGTATCCCTGGTGGTGGCGATAGGCGCCATCAGCATGGACCGATGGCGGCGCGGACGCGTGGACTAG
- a CDS encoding M23 family metallopeptidase: MKSTRLPALSLLLLAWLLSPAQASEAPGGLLKALRGEPAPGALLIGETIPGTEVRLDGRRLTVTGDGYFVFGFGRDDEGPASLHLRRNDDSSTYEITLAARQWDIQRIEGVPQRTVTPPAEALARISREAGQVTAARNTDSTLTGFREDFIWPVRGRITGVYGSQRIFNGEPRRPHYGVDIAAPTGTPIQAPASGQVTLVHDDMFYSGGTLIIDHGLGVSSTYLHMSEILVAEGDVVAQGDIIGKVGATGRATGPHLCWRLNWYQERLDPRSLTGDM; the protein is encoded by the coding sequence ATGAAAAGCACCCGCTTGCCTGCCCTCTCACTGTTGCTGCTGGCCTGGTTACTGTCTCCTGCCCAGGCCAGTGAGGCGCCCGGAGGTCTGCTCAAGGCCTTGCGCGGCGAACCCGCGCCCGGCGCACTGCTGATCGGTGAGACGATCCCCGGCACCGAAGTGCGCCTGGATGGCAGGCGACTTACCGTCACCGGGGACGGATATTTCGTCTTCGGCTTTGGCCGGGACGATGAAGGCCCTGCCTCCCTGCACCTGCGCCGGAACGACGACAGCAGCACCTACGAGATCACGCTGGCGGCACGCCAATGGGATATCCAGCGTATCGAGGGGGTGCCGCAACGTACCGTGACGCCACCCGCCGAGGCACTGGCACGGATCAGCCGGGAAGCCGGGCAGGTCACCGCGGCGCGCAACACCGACAGCACACTCACCGGCTTCCGCGAGGATTTCATCTGGCCGGTACGCGGCCGCATTACCGGCGTGTACGGCAGCCAGCGCATCTTCAATGGCGAGCCACGTCGGCCACATTACGGTGTCGATATCGCCGCCCCCACCGGCACACCCATCCAGGCACCCGCCAGCGGCCAGGTCACACTGGTGCATGACGATATGTTCTACTCTGGCGGCACCCTGATCATCGATCATGGCCTGGGTGTGTCTTCAACCTATCTCCATATGAGCGAGATTCTGGTGGCCGAAGGGGACGTCGTGGCGCAGGGGGATATCATCGGCAAGGTCGGCGCCACAGGCCGCGCCACGGGCCCGCATCTGTGCTGGCGCCTGAACTGGTATCAGGAGCGACTCGACCCCCGCAGCCTGACCGGCGACATGTAG
- a CDS encoding GGDEF domain-containing protein, which translates to MNTQHAPSPDSQTLPSGRDLSLAWHLRLPDSLEVAFGQQFRDTCARLIPGATVLMITVYLVAFAVEHLVDPQATAATWRPRLLAIMATVAVWALTRMGAPWRPFVQPAVAVMALTMAGVHIFLGLTVDHALANTYFYICFLAILLMGSLFRIQLHWALPTSLVILVALAVALFGFSRFSHAESLVIWSFTLSGAIMSLFGQYFFERLERRLFLSDRVLNLHRSELRAANLSLESQATEDGLTGTINRRGMDQRLDSLLHKMRHQARGAPDSIAVLLFDIDYFKQYNDTYGHQAGDDTLRQVADVPKTMVQRATDFVARYGGEEFVVVLGGTRLRDALVFAERMRSRVERLGLPHSKSPRAVVTISVGVACTTAGATDSAQLIHQADQALYQAKGAGRNCVACVEDDGTLRVMTS; encoded by the coding sequence ATGAACACTCAGCACGCACCGTCTCCGGATTCCCAGACATTGCCGTCTGGCCGGGACCTGTCGCTCGCCTGGCATCTGCGCCTGCCGGACAGCCTGGAGGTCGCCTTTGGCCAGCAGTTCCGGGACACCTGTGCGCGGCTGATCCCCGGGGCCACTGTCCTGATGATCACTGTGTATCTGGTGGCCTTCGCCGTGGAACATCTGGTCGACCCTCAGGCCACCGCAGCGACCTGGCGGCCGCGCCTGCTGGCCATCATGGCCACGGTAGCGGTATGGGCCCTGACGCGGATGGGCGCGCCCTGGCGGCCCTTTGTGCAACCGGCTGTCGCCGTCATGGCGCTGACCATGGCCGGCGTGCATATCTTCCTCGGCCTGACCGTGGATCATGCGTTAGCAAACACCTACTTCTATATCTGTTTTCTGGCCATTCTGCTGATGGGCAGCCTGTTTCGTATCCAGCTTCACTGGGCCCTGCCCACCAGCCTGGTCATTCTTGTGGCCCTGGCCGTGGCGCTGTTCGGCTTCAGTCGCTTCAGTCACGCCGAATCCCTGGTGATCTGGTCGTTCACCCTCAGCGGCGCCATCATGAGCCTGTTTGGCCAGTACTTCTTCGAACGCCTCGAACGGCGGCTGTTTTTGTCTGACCGGGTGCTCAACCTGCATCGCAGCGAACTGCGGGCCGCCAACCTGTCGCTGGAAAGTCAGGCGACCGAGGACGGCCTGACCGGCACCATCAACCGACGCGGCATGGACCAGCGCCTCGACAGCCTGCTGCACAAGATGCGCCATCAGGCCCGCGGCGCGCCGGACAGCATTGCGGTACTGCTGTTCGACATCGACTACTTCAAGCAATACAACGACACCTATGGCCACCAGGCTGGCGACGATACCCTGCGCCAGGTGGCCGATGTTCCCAAGACCATGGTGCAACGGGCTACCGACTTTGTGGCCCGCTACGGCGGCGAGGAATTTGTTGTCGTGCTGGGCGGCACACGGCTGCGCGATGCCCTCGTGTTTGCCGAACGCATGCGCTCACGGGTGGAGCGCCTGGGCCTGCCGCACAGCAAGTCACCGCGCGCCGTCGTCACCATCAGTGTCGGCGTCGCCTGCACGACCGCTGGCGCCACTGACAGCGCACAACTCATTCATCAGGCCGATCAGGCCCTCTACCAGGCCAAGGGCGCAGGCCGCAACTGCGTCGCCTGCGTGGAAGACGACGGCACCCTGCGAGTCATGACATCATGA
- the cqsA gene encoding alpha-hydroxyketone-type quorum-sensing autoinducer synthase has product MNIKVGLVQDDVNRKKYPEYLSGRIDAFYSERWGALWGGKHLLRGLIPGDSAIQMISNDYLDVANHPEVIAAQIDCLKNGPQSLMMSGSLLRGDTPQRRFEKRMADYCGYQSAILCQSGYAANVGLIQSVVQEGTPVYMDMNAHASLWEGVRSGGAEVKPFRHNDMQHLERQMARYGQGLVCVDSIYSTMGSVCDLMAVITLAEKYQCMILVDESHSLGTHGPAGAGLVSEMGLQDRVHFVTASLAKAFCGRAGLILCPKQFADYFWMTSLPAIFSSCLLPSEIAGLEATMDIIIRDDWRREALHANADYLRHGLAELGYNVTASGSQIISLEAGPEDATLRLREALEERDVFGSVFCAPATAKSRSMIRFSVNAGLSKAALDRVLGVCRDIRDEVGMASWPSTLRLQRDQRRFNHD; this is encoded by the coding sequence ATGAACATTAAAGTGGGTCTTGTTCAGGATGACGTTAACAGAAAAAAATATCCTGAATACCTCAGTGGCCGTATAGATGCTTTCTATAGTGAGCGCTGGGGAGCCTTGTGGGGTGGCAAGCATCTGCTGCGCGGGTTGATTCCCGGTGACAGCGCCATACAGATGATCAGCAATGATTATCTTGATGTCGCCAATCATCCGGAGGTCATCGCGGCACAGATCGATTGCCTGAAAAACGGACCGCAGAGTCTGATGATGTCGGGTTCGCTATTGCGTGGTGATACACCACAGCGCCGCTTCGAAAAACGGATGGCAGATTATTGCGGGTATCAGTCCGCGATACTGTGTCAATCCGGCTATGCGGCGAATGTCGGCCTGATACAGAGTGTCGTGCAGGAAGGTACGCCGGTTTATATGGATATGAACGCCCACGCTTCATTGTGGGAAGGCGTACGCAGTGGTGGCGCAGAAGTGAAGCCGTTCCGGCATAACGACATGCAGCATCTGGAGCGGCAGATGGCGCGCTATGGTCAGGGTCTGGTGTGTGTTGACTCAATCTACAGCACCATGGGCAGTGTCTGCGATCTGATGGCGGTCATAACCCTGGCAGAAAAATATCAGTGCATGATACTGGTGGATGAATCCCATTCGCTGGGAACACATGGTCCAGCGGGTGCCGGACTTGTCAGCGAAATGGGGCTGCAGGATCGGGTTCACTTTGTCACGGCCAGTCTTGCCAAGGCATTCTGCGGGCGAGCTGGCCTGATCCTGTGCCCGAAGCAGTTCGCCGATTACTTCTGGATGACGTCGCTGCCAGCGATATTCAGCTCATGTCTGCTGCCCAGCGAAATTGCCGGGCTTGAGGCAACCATGGATATCATTATTCGTGATGACTGGCGTCGTGAGGCACTGCATGCCAATGCGGATTACCTGCGTCATGGCCTGGCTGAACTGGGTTACAACGTGACGGCCAGTGGTTCGCAGATTATCTCGCTTGAGGCGGGTCCTGAAGATGCGACGTTAAGACTGCGCGAAGCGCTGGAGGAGCGGGATGTGTTTGGCTCCGTATTCTGCGCACCTGCGACGGCGAAAAGCCGTTCCATGATCCGGTTTAGCGTCAATGCCGGGTTGAGCAAGGCGGCGCTGGACAGGGTGCTTGGTGTATGTCGTGACATCCGCGATGAGGTGGGCATGGCTTCCTGGCCATCCACGTTGCGCTTGCAGCGGGATCAGCGCCGGTTCAATCACGATTGA
- a CDS encoding response regulator, with the protein MQIQPYFHPTTIVMLDDNQRFLENFSLQLDESLACLFYSSPVQCLEMIKSRSPRITLDQRCFSYYTRPSPGQADRVIRLDLTLIEQEISNAERFRDISVVVVDYDMPEMNGVQFCERLRGTRIKKILLTGVADEKIAVRAFNEGIIDQFMLKNDPHITQRINSTIQDLQRRYFQEVSMMIQNTLALEPPDFIYDPAFIEYFFTLTSSRNIVEYYYVEDPHGFLLVSMQGHLYRLVINNASDLERHLFTLKRHNAPASLIRRVTHGKALPWLWSTPEDYDDGEIFPWNEHVHDAIRIDGVQTWYCALVDSPPADIEYDSATSSYINYLESLDTE; encoded by the coding sequence ATGCAGATACAGCCCTATTTTCACCCCACAACCATCGTCATGCTGGATGATAATCAGCGTTTTCTGGAGAACTTCAGCCTGCAACTCGATGAGTCCCTGGCCTGTCTTTTCTACTCCTCGCCAGTCCAGTGCCTTGAGATGATAAAAAGCCGCAGCCCACGCATAACGCTCGATCAACGCTGCTTTTCCTACTATACCCGGCCCTCCCCCGGGCAGGCTGACCGGGTAATTCGTCTGGATCTCACTCTGATCGAACAGGAAATCAGCAATGCCGAACGTTTCCGCGATATCTCGGTTGTGGTGGTGGACTATGACATGCCGGAAATGAATGGCGTTCAGTTCTGTGAGCGGCTCCGCGGCACACGCATCAAGAAGATACTGCTTACCGGCGTGGCGGACGAAAAGATCGCCGTGCGCGCCTTCAATGAGGGCATTATTGACCAGTTCATGCTCAAGAATGATCCACATATCACCCAGCGCATCAACAGCACCATTCAGGACCTTCAGCGCCGATACTTCCAGGAAGTATCCATGATGATCCAGAACACGCTGGCACTGGAACCACCCGACTTCATCTATGATCCGGCCTTTATCGAGTATTTCTTCACGTTGACGTCATCAAGAAATATCGTCGAATACTACTATGTCGAGGATCCACATGGTTTCCTGCTGGTCAGCATGCAGGGCCACCTGTATCGCCTGGTCATCAACAACGCCAGCGACCTTGAGCGCCACCTTTTTACTCTGAAACGCCATAATGCACCGGCATCACTCATTCGTCGCGTAACCCATGGCAAGGCCCTGCCCTGGCTATGGTCCACGCCGGAAGACTATGACGACGGCGAGATATTCCCGTGGAATGAACATGTTCATGATGCGATACGGATAGATGGGGTGCAGACCTGGTACTGTGCGCTCGTTGACAGCCCGCCGGCCGACATTGAATACGACAGTGCAACATCCAGCTATATCAATTATCTCGAAAGTCTGGATACAGAGTGA
- a CDS encoding sensor histidine kinase, with the protein MSYLHIVKERLRRSLNESIHYSRYNAPMIGVLGVITFPLYYYVWLYLFPQAYENLPLRLIGMIICVPLLLYGRWPKKLAPYFPAYWILFLLYTLPFFFTYMLLRNDLSMIWSMSTMAALFFLVLALYDWLLVILVALLGSLLGWAAFLMTSDADTVALATLYIQQLPIYAFVIIGGSIFNYNAQLVKEEKLNAHAAVGRNIAHELRTPLLGMKAATSGLSHYLPHLVDAHQQAMLSGLPVRSIRATRLERLREASDRIEEEIDYANTIIDMLLLSANQTTIKKDSFALHSMNDTIERALQRFPFKSEHERDLVSWDRGEDFVYFGSDLLVMHVVFNLVKNALHSVLNSGQGTIRITTLPGKQFNRLSVLDTGPGIDPSRVKHVFDYFFSSKTIDQGSGLGLSFCKLVMESLNGRIRCDSRLNEYTLFEMSFPQATS; encoded by the coding sequence TTGAGCTACCTGCATATTGTCAAAGAGCGACTGCGGCGTTCACTGAACGAGAGCATCCATTACTCTCGCTATAACGCGCCAATGATCGGCGTGCTCGGCGTGATCACCTTCCCGCTGTATTACTATGTCTGGCTGTATCTGTTTCCGCAGGCGTACGAGAACCTGCCCCTGCGGCTGATCGGCATGATCATCTGCGTACCCTTGCTACTCTATGGGCGATGGCCCAAGAAGCTGGCACCGTACTTTCCGGCGTACTGGATACTGTTCCTGCTATATACGCTGCCTTTCTTCTTTACCTACATGCTGCTGCGCAACGATCTCTCCATGATATGGAGTATGTCGACCATGGCAGCACTGTTCTTTCTTGTCCTCGCGCTGTATGACTGGTTACTGGTCATCCTTGTGGCCCTGCTTGGCTCTCTGCTGGGCTGGGCAGCCTTTCTCATGACATCGGACGCCGACACCGTAGCGCTGGCAACCCTGTATATTCAGCAATTGCCGATTTACGCCTTTGTCATCATTGGCGGCAGCATCTTCAACTACAATGCGCAACTCGTGAAAGAGGAAAAGCTCAATGCCCATGCTGCCGTCGGCCGCAACATTGCTCATGAGCTACGCACACCTCTGCTGGGCATGAAGGCGGCCACCTCCGGCCTGTCTCATTATCTTCCCCACCTCGTTGACGCCCATCAGCAAGCCATGCTTTCAGGGCTTCCCGTACGCAGCATAAGAGCCACTCGACTGGAGCGACTGCGTGAAGCGTCAGACCGGATCGAGGAGGAGATCGACTATGCCAACACGATCATTGACATGCTGTTACTCAGCGCCAATCAGACCACCATCAAGAAAGACAGCTTTGCGCTGCACTCGATGAACGATACCATCGAACGCGCCCTGCAACGCTTCCCGTTCAAATCCGAGCATGAACGCGACCTGGTGTCCTGGGACCGCGGCGAAGACTTCGTCTATTTCGGCTCTGACCTGCTGGTAATGCATGTGGTCTTCAATCTGGTCAAGAACGCCCTGCACAGCGTGCTCAATTCCGGACAGGGCACCATACGGATTACCACGCTTCCCGGAAAGCAGTTCAACCGTCTGAGCGTTCTGGACACCGGGCCCGGCATCGACCCGTCACGGGTCAAACATGTTTTCGACTACTTCTTCAGCTCCAAAACCATCGATCAGGGCAGCGGCCTTGGACTTTCATTCTGCAAGCTGGTCATGGAAAGCCTGAACGGGCGCATCCGCTGCGACTCCCGACTCAACGAATACACCCTGTTTGAAATGTCTTTTCCCCAGGCAACTTCATGA
- a CDS encoding Arc family DNA-binding protein: MDKKAAAENRQEVEKFVVRLPKGIRGRICELAKYNKRSMNAEIVARLEESLGLTVNVEGVAESAPHLYAVSAEAPQSGGGDPVIITQEDQLLERFRAMSMTHRRALLELLR; encoded by the coding sequence ATGGACAAGAAAGCGGCTGCCGAAAACCGTCAGGAGGTCGAGAAATTCGTCGTGCGCTTGCCAAAAGGCATTCGCGGTCGAATCTGCGAACTCGCCAAATACAATAAACGAAGCATGAACGCCGAGATCGTTGCCCGTCTGGAAGAGAGCCTGGGGCTGACCGTGAACGTGGAGGGCGTTGCAGAATCCGCGCCGCACCTTTACGCCGTCAGTGCCGAAGCCCCCCAGAGCGGAGGCGGTGATCCCGTGATCATTACGCAGGAAGACCAGTTGCTGGAGCGCTTCCGCGCCATGAGCATGACCCATCGGCGAGCCCTGCTGGAACTTCTGCGCTGA
- a CDS encoding LysR family transcriptional regulator: MNIGRVDLNLLKYLDVLLRELSVTRAADQLGISQPAMSNGLKRLRELFNDPLLIRTSGGMNPTERALELQPLVRQVLMQTEAMLTPDEAFVPEASRRVFRIMTSDYAEATLVPHLVRRLREDAPHVVLDFVTPSDVSYADMEQGRVDLAVNRFNEIPRSFHQVTLWKDSFSCLLNRSNPLARDFNLESYLSAQHIWVSKTGFGVGFGMNPEKLGGLGWIDQALARIGKTRKISIFTRHYQMPALLAMNNDLVATLPSRVARMQTQNPRLAIKDPPFVIPRFELKMAWSPLLHHNPAHRWLRRLIQEEAETILREEP; encoded by the coding sequence ATGAATATTGGTCGCGTTGATCTCAACTTGTTGAAATATCTGGATGTTTTGCTCAGGGAGCTGAGTGTGACCCGGGCTGCTGATCAATTGGGTATCTCCCAGCCTGCGATGAGCAATGGGCTCAAGCGGCTGCGGGAGCTGTTCAATGACCCACTGCTGATCCGGACCTCGGGGGGAATGAACCCCACCGAGCGGGCGCTGGAGCTGCAGCCGCTGGTACGCCAGGTCCTGATGCAGACGGAAGCGATGCTGACGCCGGACGAAGCGTTTGTGCCGGAGGCCAGTCGGCGGGTATTCCGGATCATGACCAGTGACTATGCCGAGGCGACGCTGGTGCCGCACCTGGTGCGCCGTTTACGGGAAGATGCGCCCCATGTAGTGCTGGACTTCGTCACGCCGTCGGATGTGAGCTACGCCGACATGGAGCAGGGCCGGGTGGACCTGGCGGTCAACCGCTTTAACGAGATCCCGCGTTCGTTCCATCAGGTCACCCTGTGGAAGGATTCGTTCTCCTGCCTGCTGAATCGCAGCAACCCGCTGGCGCGGGACTTCAATCTGGAGAGCTATCTGAGTGCGCAGCATATCTGGGTGTCAAAGACAGGCTTCGGGGTCGGGTTCGGCATGAATCCGGAGAAGCTGGGCGGGCTGGGCTGGATTGATCAGGCGTTGGCGCGCATCGGCAAGACCCGGAAGATCTCCATTTTTACGCGGCACTACCAGATGCCCGCCTTGCTGGCGATGAACAATGATCTGGTGGCCACGTTGCCCAGCCGGGTGGCGCGGATGCAGACGCAGAACCCGCGCCTGGCCATCAAGGACCCGCCGTTCGTGATCCCGCGCTTTGAGCTGAAAATGGCCTGGTCGCCGCTGCTGCACCATAACCCGGCGCATCGCTGGTTGCGCCGGTTGATTCAGGAAGAGGCGGAAACCATTCTGCGCGAGGAGCCCTGA
- a CDS encoding 6-pyruvoyl trahydropterin synthase family protein → MATLFVDNLTVLDFSYLHAKRGMVGESWIVDLELTGDLDDMGMVLDFGRIKKAVKQALDEEVDHKLVVPDDSDCLSRLPAEGSVNLDWAYQGGVIRMKAPTCSTVFIPGTEVTKSSVTLYLMEVLYRILPANVSELVLTLREEDTGTFPSYHYSHGLKKHDGNCQRIAHGHRSRIEIFENGRRSRYWEKLWADRWEDIYIGSEEDLEGTYFIDEVPHHRFRYEAPQGLFELVIPEDHCYLIPTDSTVEYLAAHIAAELADEALGKHFRVRAFEGVGKGALAEAGTMRA, encoded by the coding sequence ATGGCCACTCTCTTCGTTGACAACCTCACAGTGCTGGACTTCTCCTATCTGCATGCCAAGCGCGGCATGGTCGGCGAATCCTGGATCGTCGATCTCGAACTGACCGGCGACCTGGACGATATGGGCATGGTGCTTGATTTCGGCCGCATCAAGAAGGCCGTCAAACAGGCCCTGGACGAAGAAGTGGACCACAAGCTTGTGGTGCCCGACGACAGCGACTGCCTCAGCCGGCTACCCGCCGAAGGCAGCGTCAACCTGGACTGGGCTTACCAGGGCGGCGTCATCCGCATGAAAGCACCGACCTGTTCCACGGTCTTCATCCCCGGCACCGAGGTGACCAAGAGCAGCGTCACCCTCTACCTGATGGAAGTGCTGTACCGCATTCTGCCTGCGAACGTGAGTGAGCTGGTGCTCACTTTGCGTGAGGAGGACACCGGGACATTCCCCTCCTACCACTATTCCCACGGCCTGAAAAAGCACGATGGCAACTGCCAGCGCATCGCCCACGGCCACCGCTCACGTATCGAGATTTTCGAGAACGGTCGCCGCAGCCGGTACTGGGAGAAACTCTGGGCCGACCGCTGGGAAGACATCTACATCGGCTCGGAGGAGGACCTGGAGGGCACCTACTTCATCGACGAGGTGCCGCACCATCGCTTCCGCTATGAAGCCCCGCAGGGCCTGTTCGAACTGGTGATCCCCGAGGATCACTGTTACCTGATTCCCACCGACTCCACCGTGGAATACCTGGCCGCGCACATTGCCGCCGAACTGGCTGACGAAGCGCTCGGCAAGCACTTCCGTGTACGGGCCTTCGAAGGGGTCGGCAAGGGCGCTCTGGCCGAAGCCGGTACCATGCGTGCCTGA
- a CDS encoding histidine triad nucleotide-binding protein encodes MSETIFSKIIAREIPADIIFEDDECLAFRDINPQAPTHFLVIPKKPIPKLSDATSEDQTLLGHLLLVASQVAADEGLTDFRLNVNNGAGASQTVFHLHVHVLGGRSFSWPPG; translated from the coding sequence ATGAGCGAGACGATTTTTTCGAAGATCATAGCCCGGGAGATTCCGGCGGACATTATTTTCGAGGATGACGAGTGTCTGGCGTTCCGCGATATCAACCCGCAGGCGCCGACACACTTCCTGGTGATCCCGAAGAAGCCGATTCCCAAACTGTCGGACGCGACTTCGGAAGACCAGACGCTGCTCGGGCATCTGCTGCTGGTGGCGAGCCAGGTGGCCGCTGACGAGGGGCTGACGGATTTTCGTCTCAACGTGAACAACGGCGCCGGGGCCAGCCAGACCGTCTTCCATCTGCATGTACATGTGCTGGGTGGGCGGTCGTTCAGCTGGCCGCCGGGCTGA